The Tenuifilum thalassicum genome includes the window TACCATTTTAACCGTTTCGTTAAGCAATTCGATGCTTGCCAATTTTGGAAGAGGCGATCATCTTCCCAAAATACTCAATACGATAAAGGTCGAGAGCAGGCGCTTGTCTCACATCTTGTTTCCAATTTCAATACTGGCGGTTTTGTCGAGCAAGTTACTGTTTGGCTTTATTTTTGGCGATGCATTTAAGGATAGTGCTGGTGTATTTATGATTTACAGCTTGATTGTGGTGAGCCGAGTGTTAATGCCCCAAACAATTGCCCAGGGGCTTCGCAAGAACGGAGCAGTACTCACTATCTCTATAATTGAAATGTTGCTAAATATTGGCCTTAGCCTATTACTTATAAACAGGTATGGTATTTATGGTGTGGCTTTGGCAACAGTAGTGGTTTATCTGATAGAAAAAATTCTTTTGATAATTTACAACAGGGTTAGGCTAAAAATACCTGCCTCAGCCTATGTCCCGTTTGATGTAATTGTTCCCTATTCCTTTATTCTGATAGCGGCATTCCTTTTGTCCTGGCTTTTGTTCTGAAACTTCATTGGTAACGGACTAATAGCCTTAATCGCTTTGTAAAGTTGGATTCTGAACATTTTCGATATAAATTTGCATAAAATCTATGGGGCTATGACTACTCTTGAGAAAGTGCTGGAAATTAAGTCGCTCATCCTGCATAGGGCTAATGGTGAGGTGGCCGACAACATGCGTCTTGCAGGGATTGTTTATAAGGTGAATTACGGGGTTCCCATACCCGAGCTAAAAGAGCTGGCGAAAACCTACCAAGGTGACCATGAATTGGCCATGGAGCTTTTCCGTGAAGATATTCGTGAGTGTAAGATTCTTGCCAGTCTAATTGCAGACCCGGCAAAGCTAACAGGGGAGCTGATGGATGAGTGGGCCGCCGAGTTTACCAACCCCGAAATTGTTGAGCAGGTGTGTGGCAACCTTTTCTGGAAATCGGAGTATGTCCTTGCTCGCAGCATTGAGTGGTGTCTTAGTGATAATGATTTAATGCGTAAGGCAGGTCTCCTAATAATTGCACGAAAAGCATCCGACCCTAGGATTAAGGAAAGCTTGCTTGAACCTTATATTGGCATAATAGAAAATATGGCAGAAGAGCTTAACGATTTAACACAAACTGCAGCCCAGTTTGCTCTACGTGAAATCTCAAAACGAAGTGCAGATTTGGCCAAAAAAGTGGCCGAAGCTGCCACCCGAATGACCGAAGCCGAAAATGAGCTTTCGGCTTGGGTAGCCAATGAGCTACTTTTTGAACTGACAGATTAGCCTTTTTTTTCTTCGGCATGCCATTTGTGTGATTTTTCCCGAATTTTAAAAATGTATTGATATGAACCTAACAAAATCATCGAACCCGGCGCTTTCCAGCAAGGTATTTAGTAGGGTTGGATATGCTTCTGGCTCTAATGTTATGACCCTTCAGGGTACGCTCAATAAGGCGATATTAATGTTGGCTATAGTAATTCTTGGCGCCTCGTACACCTGGGGTATTTTTTTTGAAAGCGTAAATCCCGCATCGGTTGTTCCTTGGATGATGGTTGGCGGTATAGGTGGTTTTATAACCTCGTTGGTGGTGATTTTTGCACCCAAAACCTCACCCTACACTGCTCCTGTTTACGCTTTACTTGAGGGGGTTTTCCTCGGCGGCATTTCTGCCTTTTTTGCTTCAACTTATGGAGCAGGGATAATTATGCAAGCGGTTGGGCTAACTTTTGCAATCTTTTTCCTAATGCTCTTGGCGTATCGTAGTGGCACAATAAGAGCTACTGGCAAGTTTAAGGTGATGCTTTTCGCCGCAACTGGTGCCATTGCATTAACCTACTTTGTCTCATTTATCCTGGGATTCTTTGGAGTAAACTTGGGTTTTATCCATGGTAGTGGAACGTTCGGTATAATTTTTAGTTTAATTGTTGTAGGCGTAGCTGCACTTAATATAATTATCGATCTTGATTTTATATACCGTTCTTCAGCTGCAGGTGCGCCCAAATACATGGAATGGTATGGTGCTTTCGGATTAATGGTTACCTTAATCTGGCTTTATATTGAAATTCTCCGTTTGTTAGCCAAGCTAAGCAGTAGGGATTAAATTGCAGGAGGTGAATCTTTTTTTAATGCAAGAGTTTGATATTTAAATATAAGTTGATAACTTTGCAGCCCATTAAACTGAAGTTAGAGGTAAACAAATTAATAATACAATGAAAAAGGGAATACATCCGGAGAATTACCGTCTGGTGGCTTTCAAGGACATGTCAAATGAGCATGTATTTATCACCAAGTCGGCTGTGAATACCAAGGATACCATTACAATTGATGGTGTTGAATATCCTTTGGTTAAGGTGGAAATTTCGAACACTTCACACCCTTTCTACACCGGTAAAGTTAAGCTGGTTGACACTGCAGGTCGTGTGGATAAGTTCATGAACCGTTACAAAAAACACATGGAGAAAAAGAAGTAATTCTACTCCTACATAGCACAAAAAAGGCTCTTCGTTGAAAGAGCTTTTTTTGTTTTATTACCTTTATCTTTTTGATAACTTTGTTAGACTAAAATCAATTAGCATGACAAATACCATTGTTCTTTTCGATGATCAGAGGTATATCGACTTATTACCTCTTACCTTTACCAGGCCAGTTGCTCAGATACGTGTTGGGATTCTTACTATTGCTGAGAAATGGGAAAAGTTAATGGGCGTTTCTTGTAGTTATATCACACAAGAGTATTTGCAACCTAAGTATCCTAACGCCCCTAAAGGCGAGCCTGTAACCCTTATAAATGGTGGTGTTTGTCCTGATAAAGAATTGATTAAAAGTATTGACAACTTGCAGCCAAATCAGCCCCTGGTTAAGGGCGATACATTAATAGCCGTTGTGCTTCCAAGTTCTATTGACAACATTCCAGATATTAAATCGTTTGGAACTGCTGTTGAATACCCTGGTGAAATTTTAGAAATTAAATATCCATGGGATATTTTCAGAAATAATGGCGAGGCAATTAAACGCGATTTTGAACTTTTAACTAATGGCCGCAAATCGGCACCGCTTTCCAGCACCAATAGAATTATTTATCCCAGTAACGTTTTTGTTGAGGAAGGAGCAAAGGTGGAATGTGCCATTCTGAATGCCGAAACGGGTCCCATCTATATTGGTAGCGATGCAGAGGTAATGGAAGGTGCTATTGTTCGAGGACCATTCGCACTATGTGAGCATTCAACCCTTAAGATGGGTGCAAAGATATATGGGCCAACTACTATTGGACTTCATTGTAAGGTGGGCGGCGAGGTTAACAATAGTGTATTCTTTGCCTACTCAAATAAAGCCCACGATGGTTTTATCGGAAATTCAGTCATAGGTGAGTGGTGTAACCTGGGTGCAGATACAAATAACTCTAATCTAAAGAATAACTATGCTCCCGTTAAGCTTTGGAGTTACCGAAAAAAAGGTTTTGTGAATACAGGACTTCAGTTTTGTGGTCTTATAATGGGCGATCATTCTAAGTGTGGAATAAATACCATGTTCAACACCGGAACAGTTGTAGGTGTTAGCTCAAATATATTTGGAGATGGTTTCCCACGAAATTTTATTCCAAGCTTTTCGTGGGGTGGCGCTGCGGGATTCTCGGTTTATAAAATAGAAAAAGCGTTTGAGACTGCCCAAATCATGATGTCTCGTCGTGAGCTTTCATTAACTGACATCGATAAAGATATTCTTAGTAAGGTTTTTGAATTAACTGCAGAGTTTAGAACTTTTTAGTTGCTTTAACCCAAAATCATAATTAAAAAGCCAAAAAATTTTTGGCATAAGGATTGACAATATATATATCCGGGTGAAACTGGCCCCTTATGTGTCATATTGTCATTTAAAAAGAGAGGCATTAATATGAAGAAGAAGATAGGAACATCCTTTTTTGATCAACTTATGAACGATGCAAACGACTCGGAAGTAAACTTTATCCCCATTTTGGCAGAAGGAGAGGTCCCCGAAGTCAAAAAGTCAGATATACCAGATGCATTACCAATAATGGCATTACGAAACACCGTTCTTTTTCCTGGTGTTCTTATGCCTATAACGGTAGGACGCGAAAAATCGCTAAACCTAATTGCAAGCTTGCCCCCTCAAAAGAAAATAATAGGTGTTTTATCGCAAATGGATGCCCGTGTTGAGGATCCAGGTATACAGGACCTTTTTAAGATTGGCACTATTGCTCAGGTTATTAAGGTTCTTGAGCTACCCGATGGCAATTCATCGGTTATTCTTCAGGGATTATCGCGTTTTACTGTAGAGGAATTTATTAGTGAGGATCCATTTTTCCTAGCCAGGGTAAATGAGCTATCTGAGCTAACACCGGAACCCGACGATAAAGAGTTTCTTGCGGTAGCTGAAGCCATAAGAGATATTACAATCCGTATTATTCAGTTATCGCCTAACTTGCCCAAAGAGGCATCGTTTGCTATAAAAAACATTGACAACCCTAAAATGCTTGTTAACTTCATCGGGGCAAACAGCGATATTAAGACCGATGAAAAGCAGAAATTGCTTGAAGAAGCCGACATCAAAAAGCGTGCTGAACAGCTGTTGAAGATTCTTTCGCGTGAGCTTCAGATGATTGAGCTCAAGCACGATATACAGAATAAGGTTAAGCATGATTTAGACCAGCAGCAAAGGGAATACTTCTTGCAACAACAGATGAAAACCATTCAGGATGAGCTGGGTGGCAATCCTATTGAGCAAGAGATAAATGAGTTAAAAGAACGTGCAAAGAGTAAAAAATGGAGTAAAGAGGTTGCCGAGCATTTTGAAAAGGAGGTTAATAAGCTTACACGTATGAATCCAATGGCAGGCGAGTATTCCGTTCAGCTTAATTACGTTCAGCTGCTACTCGATTTGCCTTGGAATGAGTATACAAAAGACAACTTTGACCTTGAGCACGCAAAGCAAATTCTAGATGAGGACCATTTTGGGTTAGTTCAGGTGAAGGAACGTATTTTGGAACACCTTGCCGTTCTTAAGCTAAAAGGCGACCTAAAGGCTCCTATACTATGTTTATACGGCCCTCCAGGTGTAGGGAAAACATCGTTAGGTAAATCAATAGCTCGCGCTTTAGGCCGCAAGTACGCTAGAATATCGTTAGGAGGTATGCACGACGAGGCCGAGATACGTGGCCACCGAAAAACCTATATCGGAGCTATGCCTGGTAGGATAATTCAGAATCTGAAAAAAGTAAAATCGTCGAATCCTGTTATCATTCTTGATGAGATTGATAAGGTGGGGAAAGATTTCCACGGCG containing:
- a CDS encoding DNA alkylation repair protein, with product MTTLEKVLEIKSLILHRANGEVADNMRLAGIVYKVNYGVPIPELKELAKTYQGDHELAMELFREDIRECKILASLIADPAKLTGELMDEWAAEFTNPEIVEQVCGNLFWKSEYVLARSIEWCLSDNDLMRKAGLLIIARKASDPRIKESLLEPYIGIIENMAEELNDLTQTAAQFALREISKRSADLAKKVAEAATRMTEAENELSAWVANELLFELTD
- a CDS encoding GlmU family protein, with the translated sequence MTNTIVLFDDQRYIDLLPLTFTRPVAQIRVGILTIAEKWEKLMGVSCSYITQEYLQPKYPNAPKGEPVTLINGGVCPDKELIKSIDNLQPNQPLVKGDTLIAVVLPSSIDNIPDIKSFGTAVEYPGEILEIKYPWDIFRNNGEAIKRDFELLTNGRKSAPLSSTNRIIYPSNVFVEEGAKVECAILNAETGPIYIGSDAEVMEGAIVRGPFALCEHSTLKMGAKIYGPTTIGLHCKVGGEVNNSVFFAYSNKAHDGFIGNSVIGEWCNLGADTNNSNLKNNYAPVKLWSYRKKGFVNTGLQFCGLIMGDHSKCGINTMFNTGTVVGVSSNIFGDGFPRNFIPSFSWGGAAGFSVYKIEKAFETAQIMMSRRELSLTDIDKDILSKVFELTAEFRTF
- the lon gene encoding endopeptidase La; amino-acid sequence: MKKKIGTSFFDQLMNDANDSEVNFIPILAEGEVPEVKKSDIPDALPIMALRNTVLFPGVLMPITVGREKSLNLIASLPPQKKIIGVLSQMDARVEDPGIQDLFKIGTIAQVIKVLELPDGNSSVILQGLSRFTVEEFISEDPFFLARVNELSELTPEPDDKEFLAVAEAIRDITIRIIQLSPNLPKEASFAIKNIDNPKMLVNFIGANSDIKTDEKQKLLEEADIKKRAEQLLKILSRELQMIELKHDIQNKVKHDLDQQQREYFLQQQMKTIQDELGGNPIEQEINELKERAKSKKWSKEVAEHFEKEVNKLTRMNPMAGEYSVQLNYVQLLLDLPWNEYTKDNFDLEHAKQILDEDHFGLVQVKERILEHLAVLKLKGDLKAPILCLYGPPGVGKTSLGKSIARALGRKYARISLGGMHDEAEIRGHRKTYIGAMPGRIIQNLKKVKSSNPVIILDEIDKVGKDFHGDPASALLEVLDPEQNNAFHDNFVEVEYDLSKVLFITTANNVSTINPALRDRMEMIEVSGYSLEEKVEIAKRHLLPNQLKEHGLNNDALVLTDKVLTKVIQEYTRESGVRNLNQKIAKLVRYAARKIASDEKYNPKLTAKDIEKILGVPRYTKELYQGNDLAGVVTGLAWTEVGGEILFVETSLSKGKGNLTLTGNLGDVMKESAVLALEYIKSHADYLNIKPEVFEKWNVHIHVPEGAIPKDGPSAGITMVTSLASAFTQRKVRANIAMTGEITLRGKVLPVGGIKEKILAAKRANITDIILSAENRKDVSEIDAVYIKGLKFHYVNTIKEVLDFALLNEKVENPMAIE
- a CDS encoding type B 50S ribosomal protein L31, whose translation is MKKGIHPENYRLVAFKDMSNEHVFITKSAVNTKDTITIDGVEYPLVKVEISNTSHPFYTGKVKLVDTAGRVDKFMNRYKKHMEKKK
- a CDS encoding Bax inhibitor-1/YccA family protein, whose product is MNLTKSSNPALSSKVFSRVGYASGSNVMTLQGTLNKAILMLAIVILGASYTWGIFFESVNPASVVPWMMVGGIGGFITSLVVIFAPKTSPYTAPVYALLEGVFLGGISAFFASTYGAGIIMQAVGLTFAIFFLMLLAYRSGTIRATGKFKVMLFAATGAIALTYFVSFILGFFGVNLGFIHGSGTFGIIFSLIVVGVAALNIIIDLDFIYRSSAAGAPKYMEWYGAFGLMVTLIWLYIEILRLLAKLSSRD